A genomic region of Ensifer adhaerens contains the following coding sequences:
- a CDS encoding segregation and condensation protein A yields the protein MEPLWQEETEERGLHEEALVVDLAGFEGPLDLLLHLARSQRVDLSRISVLALAEQYIAFVERARSIRIELAADYLVMAAWLAYLKSRLLIPQQAKDDGPTGEEMASALAFRLKRLEAMREAATRLINRNRLGRDVFVRGAPEHIVTEKKSGFDASLYDLLSAYASLRQRQAITQVTIEKRHVWSLADARLILARMIGGLDDWTALDHFLIRYMTTPKERATAIASSFAASLEMVREGRLEIRQEEAFAPIYLRRGPNPIDAETLAEMEAARG from the coding sequence ATGGAGCCCCTGTGGCAGGAAGAGACCGAAGAGCGCGGCTTGCATGAAGAAGCGCTGGTGGTCGATCTTGCCGGGTTCGAAGGCCCACTCGATCTCCTGCTGCATCTCGCCCGTAGCCAACGCGTCGATCTTTCGCGCATCTCCGTGCTTGCGCTGGCCGAACAGTACATCGCTTTCGTCGAGCGGGCGCGCAGCATCCGTATCGAGCTTGCCGCCGACTACCTCGTCATGGCGGCATGGCTTGCTTACCTGAAGTCGCGACTGCTGATCCCGCAACAGGCCAAGGACGATGGTCCGACGGGTGAGGAAATGGCCTCGGCTCTGGCCTTCCGGCTGAAACGCCTGGAGGCGATGCGTGAGGCGGCAACGCGGCTGATCAACAGGAACCGGCTCGGCCGGGATGTGTTCGTTCGTGGTGCGCCGGAGCATATCGTCACGGAGAAGAAATCCGGTTTCGACGCTTCACTCTACGATCTGTTGAGTGCCTATGCGAGCCTGCGCCAGCGTCAGGCAATCACCCAGGTGACGATCGAGAAGCGCCACGTATGGTCTCTGGCCGATGCGCGCCTGATCCTGGCACGGATGATCGGCGGTCTCGACGATTGGACCGCGCTCGATCATTTTCTGATCCGCTACATGACGACGCCGAAGGAACGGGCAACCGCAATCGCCAGTTCTTTTGCCGCCTCGCTCGAAATGGTCCGCGAGGGCCGGTTGGAGATCCGTCAGGAAGAGGCGTTTGCGCCGATCTATCTCCGGCGCGGACCGAATCCGATCGATGCGGAGACGCTTGCCGAAATGGAGGCAGCCCGTGGCTGA
- the scpB gene encoding SMC-Scp complex subunit ScpB gives MAEAQKYLPEASDEDDEIDATSSLDPRLEQEAERIAEALVFASAQPVSEAYIESRLPRGADVARIMMRLKALYATRGVNLVQVADHWAFRTAADLSFVVQTDEQEVRKLSRAALEVLAIIAYHQPVTRAEIEDIRGVQTSKGTLDVLMEAGWVRFRGRRRTPGRPVTFGTTRDFLDHFGLEELRDLPGIEELKGAGLLSGRVPSNLNIPVPVGEDELAENEDPITQLDLEELGLLTPKGEEAD, from the coding sequence GTGGCTGAAGCCCAAAAATACTTGCCGGAAGCATCCGACGAGGACGATGAGATCGACGCGACGTCATCACTTGACCCTCGGTTGGAGCAGGAGGCCGAGCGGATTGCCGAAGCCCTGGTCTTTGCGTCGGCGCAGCCTGTGTCGGAAGCCTATATCGAAAGCCGCTTGCCGCGTGGCGCCGATGTCGCCCGGATCATGATGCGCCTGAAGGCGCTCTACGCGACGCGGGGCGTCAATCTTGTTCAGGTCGCCGACCATTGGGCTTTCCGCACGGCGGCCGATCTCTCTTTCGTCGTGCAGACCGATGAGCAGGAAGTCCGCAAGCTCTCGCGCGCCGCGCTCGAAGTGCTTGCCATCATTGCGTACCATCAGCCGGTGACCAGAGCGGAGATCGAGGATATTCGCGGCGTGCAGACGTCGAAGGGTACGCTTGACGTGCTGATGGAGGCCGGCTGGGTTCGGTTCCGCGGGCGTCGACGCACGCCGGGCCGTCCCGTTACCTTCGGCACCACCCGCGATTTTCTCGACCACTTCGGTCTTGAGGAACTGCGCGACCTGCCGGGTATCGAGGAGCTGAAGGGGGCAGGGCTGCTTTCCGGCCGCGTGCCGTCGAACCTCAATATTCCCGTTCCCGTGGGCGAAGATGAGCTTGCCGAGAACGAAGACCCAATCACCCAGCTCGACCTTGAAGAACTGGGGCTCTTGACACCGAAGGGCGAAGAAGCCGATTAA
- a CDS encoding ABC transporter ATP-binding protein, with protein sequence MVSDPQDAPVMTTRRTAGVSFAASLSFEDIHHSYHAKETIKGVSLAAKAGEVLCLLGPSGSGKTTLLRIAAGIEKQSTGRLLLNGQEISGPSVFLPPEKRGVGLMFQDFALFPHMSIRDNVRFGLTALPKKEALNQADAALERVGLSHYADLYPHVLSGGEQQRVALARALAPRPAVLLMDEPFSGLDSRLKDSIRADTLAILRETRATAIVVTHDAEEAMRMADRIALLQDGRLVQVGTADELYRHPKNLFAAGFFSEINVFNAQVRGGRVDTPVGTVSAGRHGEGERVSVAVRLSGVRVGEAGGDIPARILSRRFIGVVELLELAVPRCEDVVRARIRADQLPQGLRDVMLSVNERDILLFEKDGSAS encoded by the coding sequence ATGGTTTCAGATCCGCAGGACGCTCCCGTCATGACAACGCGACGGACAGCGGGTGTATCCTTCGCGGCGAGCCTGAGCTTCGAAGATATTCATCATAGCTACCACGCCAAGGAAACGATCAAGGGCGTCAGCCTGGCGGCGAAAGCCGGCGAGGTTCTTTGCCTGCTCGGTCCGTCCGGGTCCGGAAAGACCACCCTGCTGCGTATCGCCGCAGGCATCGAGAAGCAGAGCACGGGACGCCTACTGCTCAACGGTCAGGAAATCTCCGGCCCGTCCGTCTTCCTGCCGCCGGAAAAACGCGGTGTCGGCCTGATGTTTCAGGATTTCGCGCTGTTCCCGCATATGTCCATTCGCGACAACGTCCGCTTCGGTCTGACGGCGCTGCCAAAGAAGGAAGCGTTGAACCAGGCGGACGCGGCGCTCGAGCGGGTGGGCCTCTCCCATTACGCTGATCTGTACCCGCATGTGCTCTCCGGCGGCGAGCAGCAGCGTGTGGCACTTGCGCGCGCCCTTGCACCGCGACCCGCCGTACTTTTGATGGATGAACCGTTTTCCGGCCTCGACTCGCGCCTGAAGGATTCGATCCGCGCCGATACGCTCGCCATCCTCCGGGAGACCCGGGCAACGGCGATCGTCGTTACCCACGATGCGGAAGAAGCGATGCGCATGGCCGACCGAATTGCGCTTCTGCAGGATGGGCGGCTTGTCCAGGTGGGGACGGCAGACGAACTCTACCGTCACCCGAAAAACCTCTTCGCGGCCGGTTTCTTCTCGGAAATCAATGTGTTCAATGCGCAGGTTCGCGGCGGTCGCGTCGATACGCCGGTCGGCACCGTGTCGGCCGGGCGTCACGGCGAAGGGGAAAGAGTCTCGGTCGCCGTCCGGCTTTCCGGCGTGCGCGTCGGCGAGGCTGGTGGCGATATTCCCGCACGCATCCTCTCCCGCCGGTTCATTGGTGTCGTCGAACTGCTGGAATTGGCCGTCCCGCGTTGCGAAGATGTCGTGCGGGCTCGTATCCGCGCGGACCAATTGCCGCAAGGATTGCGCGATGTAATGCTTTCAGTTAACGAGCGGGATATATTACTGTTTGAAAAAGATGGTTCTGCATCTTAG
- a CDS encoding twin-arginine translocase TatA/TatE family subunit has translation MGSFSIWHWLIVLVVVLLLFGRGKIPELMGDVAKGIKNFKKGMSDEEAGATDKTLDSKTVDHKSDEVR, from the coding sequence ATGGGTTCCTTTAGCATTTGGCACTGGCTGATCGTGTTGGTCGTGGTGCTGCTCTTGTTCGGTCGTGGCAAGATTCCCGAACTGATGGGCGATGTTGCGAAGGGCATCAAGAACTTCAAGAAGGGCATGAGCGACGAGGAAGCAGGCGCGACCGACAAGACGCTCGACAGCAAGACCGTTGACCACAAGTCTGACGAAGTTCGCTAA
- the tatB gene encoding Sec-independent protein translocase protein TatB: MLDIGWTELVVIAIVLIVVVGPKDLPPMLRAFGRMTAKMRGMASEFRQQFDEALREADLDEVRKTISDAQSLNPANALRDAINPLRQMGNDIKSDLQKAATPDKPATTDTTEPAAAEPIAVAPVAAAETKPADPVAAAAVGSATRQLERAEVAVPAEKPKRAPRAKTDPAPVAKKTAAPKAVAPKASAKAPAKAVAEKKASKPASAEPAAKTSKPRASTRKKGEA, encoded by the coding sequence ATGCTTGATATCGGCTGGACCGAGCTTGTCGTCATCGCCATCGTTTTGATTGTCGTTGTCGGGCCGAAAGATCTTCCGCCTATGCTGCGGGCTTTTGGCCGCATGACGGCGAAGATGCGAGGCATGGCCTCGGAGTTCCGCCAGCAGTTCGACGAAGCGCTGCGCGAAGCGGACCTCGATGAGGTTCGCAAGACCATCAGCGATGCGCAAAGTCTCAACCCGGCCAATGCGCTCAGGGATGCGATCAATCCGCTTCGCCAGATGGGCAACGATATCAAATCGGACCTGCAGAAGGCTGCAACGCCCGACAAGCCCGCCACAACGGATACCACCGAGCCCGCGGCTGCGGAGCCGATCGCGGTCGCTCCGGTGGCTGCTGCGGAAACGAAACCCGCAGACCCGGTTGCCGCTGCGGCCGTAGGCTCGGCCACGCGCCAACTGGAACGCGCCGAGGTTGCCGTCCCGGCCGAAAAGCCCAAGCGGGCGCCGAGGGCAAAGACCGATCCGGCGCCGGTCGCAAAGAAGACCGCAGCGCCCAAAGCGGTGGCCCCCAAAGCTTCGGCAAAAGCACCCGCAAAGGCGGTGGCCGAGAAGAAGGCGTCGAAGCCCGCTTCAGCGGAGCCCGCTGCCAAGACGTCCAAGCCGCGCGCCAGCACGCGCAAGAAAGGTGAAGCATGA
- the tatC gene encoding twin-arginine translocase subunit TatC, which translates to MSGDIEDRPQPLIEHLIELRKRLMWAIGAFFIAFLVCFYFAKGLFNLLVLPFKWAVGWAGLNHRNVELIYTAPQEFFFTQIKVAMFGALVIAFPVIAAQIYKFVAPGLYKNERAAFLPFLIASPLLFLLGGALVYFFFTPMVMWFFLAMEQGGGEGQVAIQLLPKVSEYLSLIMSLVFAFGLVFQLPVITTLLARVGFVTSQGLAEKRKYAIVIAFIVAAVLTPPDPVSQIGLALPAILLYEISIYTARLVERQRAADALKSETAESQEGSSGEVGPAKG; encoded by the coding sequence ATGAGCGGCGATATCGAGGACCGGCCGCAGCCGCTGATCGAGCATCTGATCGAACTGCGCAAGCGCCTGATGTGGGCCATTGGCGCGTTCTTCATTGCGTTCCTCGTCTGCTTCTACTTTGCCAAGGGCCTTTTCAATCTCCTTGTTCTGCCGTTCAAATGGGCAGTGGGCTGGGCTGGGCTCAACCATCGCAATGTCGAGCTGATCTATACGGCTCCGCAGGAATTCTTCTTCACGCAGATCAAGGTTGCGATGTTCGGCGCGCTGGTCATCGCGTTTCCGGTGATTGCTGCGCAGATCTACAAATTCGTGGCTCCGGGTCTCTATAAGAACGAGCGAGCCGCTTTCCTGCCGTTCCTCATTGCATCGCCGCTTCTCTTTCTGCTCGGCGGCGCCCTGGTCTACTTCTTCTTCACGCCGATGGTGATGTGGTTCTTCCTGGCGATGGAACAGGGCGGCGGTGAGGGCCAGGTGGCCATCCAGTTGCTGCCGAAGGTTTCGGAATATCTGAGCCTGATCATGTCGCTGGTCTTTGCCTTCGGTCTGGTTTTCCAGCTGCCGGTAATCACCACGCTTCTGGCCCGTGTCGGTTTCGTGACTTCGCAGGGCCTTGCGGAAAAGCGCAAGTACGCGATCGTGATCGCTTTCATCGTGGCTGCCGTGCTGACGCCGCCCGATCCGGTTTCCCAGATCGGCCTTGCACTGCCCGCCATCCTTCTCTACGAAATTTCGATCTATACGGCGCGACTCGTCGAAAGACAGCGGGCAGCGGACGCGCTCAAGAGCGAGACTGCCGAGTCGCAGGAAGGATCTTCCGGAGAGGTCGGCCCCGCCAAGGGCTGA
- the serS gene encoding serine--tRNA ligase: MLDIKWIRENAEMLDAALAKRGAEALSASLIALDERRRTILQSLQDMQSRRNAASKDIGAAMAQKNAELAEKLKAEVAELKNAMPALEEDSRKVEAELNDALSRIPNIPLEDVPVGEDETGNVVKRVVGNKPTWNHQPREHFEIGEALGLMDFEGAARISGSRFTILKGQLARLERALGQFMLDLHTQEHGYTEVQPPLLVRDDAMYGTGQLPKFAEDLFRTTDGRWLIPTAEVPLTNIVREQILEGEKLPLRFTALTPSFRSEAGSAGRDTRGMLRQHQFNKVELVSITDAETSVDEHERMTACAEEVLKRLGLHYRVMTLCTGDMGFGARKTYDLEVWLPGQDTYREISSCSVCGDFQARRMNARYRTKEDKGTRFVHSLNGSGVAVGRALIAVIENYLNDDGSVSVPDVLVPYMGGQTRIEKAI; encoded by the coding sequence ATGCTTGATATCAAATGGATCCGTGAAAATGCCGAGATGCTGGACGCCGCCCTGGCGAAGCGGGGCGCGGAGGCGTTGTCGGCGTCGCTGATCGCCCTCGACGAGCGCCGCCGCACGATCCTGCAGTCGCTGCAGGACATGCAGTCGCGCCGCAATGCCGCCTCGAAGGATATCGGCGCGGCCATGGCACAGAAGAACGCCGAGCTTGCCGAAAAGCTGAAGGCCGAGGTCGCCGAACTCAAGAACGCCATGCCGGCACTTGAGGAAGACAGCCGCAAGGTGGAAGCCGAGCTCAACGATGCACTCTCCCGCATTCCGAACATCCCGCTCGAGGATGTTCCGGTCGGCGAGGATGAGACCGGCAACGTCGTCAAGCGCGTGGTAGGCAACAAGCCCACGTGGAACCACCAGCCGCGCGAGCATTTCGAAATCGGCGAGGCGCTCGGCCTCATGGATTTCGAGGGTGCTGCCCGCATTTCCGGTTCGCGCTTCACGATCCTCAAGGGGCAATTGGCGCGGCTCGAGCGCGCGCTCGGCCAGTTCATGCTTGACCTGCACACGCAGGAACACGGCTACACCGAAGTGCAGCCGCCGCTGCTGGTGCGCGATGATGCGATGTACGGTACCGGACAGCTGCCGAAATTTGCCGAAGATCTGTTCCGCACGACGGACGGCCGCTGGCTGATCCCGACGGCGGAAGTGCCGCTCACCAACATCGTTCGCGAACAGATCCTCGAAGGCGAAAAGCTGCCGTTGCGCTTCACCGCATTGACGCCATCCTTCCGCTCGGAGGCCGGTTCGGCCGGTCGCGACACCCGCGGCATGCTGCGCCAGCACCAGTTCAACAAGGTCGAACTGGTTTCGATCACCGATGCCGAAACCTCGGTCGACGAACACGAGCGCATGACGGCTTGTGCCGAAGAGGTGCTCAAGCGCCTTGGCCTGCACTACCGGGTGATGACGCTCTGCACCGGCGACATGGGCTTCGGTGCGCGCAAGACCTACGATCTCGAAGTCTGGCTGCCGGGGCAGGATACCTATCGCGAGATCTCGTCCTGCTCCGTGTGCGGTGATTTCCAGGCGCGCCGGATGAATGCGCGCTACCGCACCAAGGAAGACAAAGGCACGCGCTTCGTTCATTCGCTGAACGGTTCCGGCGTCGCCGTCGGCCGTGCGCTGATCGCCGTCATTGAAAACTATCTGAACGACGACGGATCGGTGTCGGTGCCGGATGTGCTGGTTCCCTACATGGGCGGCCAGACGCGCATCGAAAAGGCCATCTGA
- the surE gene encoding 5'/3'-nucleotidase SurE, with product MRILLTNDDGIHAEGLAVLERVARTISDDVWVVAPEADQSGLAHSLTLSEPLRLRQIAEKRFALRGTPTDCVIMAVRKVLDRKPDLVLSGVNIGANMADDVTYSGTVAGAIEGTLQGIRSIALSQAYHHAVGKAVPWDVVETHAPSLIRKLMAVELPDGTLLNVNFPNCSADTVAGIEVTSQGKLDFGLSIDERTDGRGFPYFWLRFGERFGDFRAGTDIHALRENYISVTPLKLDLTDYSVQDRLMRALNEGAH from the coding sequence ATGCGGATCCTGCTGACAAACGATGACGGTATTCATGCTGAAGGTCTGGCGGTCCTCGAAAGGGTCGCGCGGACGATTTCGGATGATGTCTGGGTCGTGGCACCCGAGGCGGACCAGAGCGGTCTGGCGCATTCTCTGACGCTGTCGGAGCCCTTGCGGCTTCGCCAGATCGCCGAGAAGCGCTTTGCGCTCAGGGGTACGCCGACGGATTGCGTCATCATGGCGGTGCGCAAGGTGCTGGATCGCAAGCCTGATCTCGTGCTTTCGGGCGTCAACATCGGCGCCAACATGGCCGATGACGTGACCTACTCAGGTACGGTGGCGGGCGCCATCGAGGGCACGTTGCAGGGCATTCGCTCCATTGCGCTCAGCCAGGCTTATCATCACGCCGTCGGCAAGGCTGTGCCTTGGGATGTGGTGGAGACGCATGCGCCGAGCCTGATCCGCAAGCTGATGGCGGTGGAGCTGCCCGACGGCACCCTTCTCAACGTCAATTTCCCGAACTGCTCAGCCGACACGGTTGCCGGGATAGAGGTAACGTCACAAGGCAAGCTCGATTTCGGCCTGTCGATCGACGAGCGTACGGATGGCCGCGGCTTTCCCTACTTCTGGCTGCGCTTCGGTGAGCGTTTCGGCGATTTTCGTGCCGGAACCGACATTCATGCTCTGCGCGAAAATTATATCTCGGTGACGCCGCTCAAGCTCGACCTGACGGACTATAGCGTCCAGGACCGCCTGATGCGGGCTTTGAACGAAGGGGCTCATTGA
- a CDS encoding protein-L-isoaspartate(D-aspartate) O-methyltransferase — MVLRLRAAGITNHDLLKAVEQTSRGQFAPPQYQAEAYSQRTIPLDCGSFMEGYDFAVRLLHCLNLKTGQRVLEVGTGSGFTAAVMGRVAERVLTIDRYQTLVGTAQKNLEKSGVRNVIVRHADGSAGVPGEGTFDRILITAAFNSLPRMFSDHLVSGGTLVVPIMMSETHCRIVRVNRTGSRFDREDLFDAPYLPIVQQLASFL, encoded by the coding sequence ATGGTGCTGCGGCTGCGCGCCGCAGGCATTACCAATCATGACCTGCTCAAGGCGGTCGAGCAGACCTCGCGTGGCCAGTTCGCACCGCCGCAATATCAGGCCGAGGCCTATTCGCAGCGGACGATTCCGCTCGATTGCGGTTCCTTCATGGAAGGCTACGATTTTGCGGTGCGACTGCTCCACTGTCTGAACCTGAAAACAGGTCAGCGGGTTCTCGAGGTCGGCACCGGCAGCGGCTTTACCGCTGCGGTGATGGGGCGGGTGGCCGAACGGGTCCTGACGATTGATCGCTACCAGACGCTCGTCGGTACGGCGCAGAAAAACCTTGAGAAATCAGGCGTTCGCAACGTCATTGTCCGCCATGCCGATGGCAGTGCCGGTGTGCCGGGTGAGGGCACTTTCGATCGCATCTTGATCACGGCTGCCTTCAACAGCCTGCCGCGCATGTTTTCCGATCATCTCGTTTCCGGCGGAACCTTGGTGGTGCCGATCATGATGAGCGAGACCCATTGCCGGATCGTCAGGGTCAATCGAACGGGAAGCCGCTTCGACCGCGAGGATCTGTTCGACGCGCCTTACCTTCCGATCGTGCAGCAGCTCGCGTCTTTTCTTTGA
- a CDS encoding biotin biosynthesis protein BioC, translating to MQIANRLTAAASGDGLNNLAGRSAGQTNSASKDEQAAQALAASFFDPTPRISLSADALLYLSQTKKASDGQPQLSRDEWNNRLSPQLALREYQAFGKFLDAGDHQAYYKNFIDYYDSLRPEDQDSLRYFGTREAAVAGLRSLEYEQASGADGEVTFQTLVSVLLEEDKTAQSEAPARPEGRSIFAWDLTSISYEDQPAERRSVSEIERLYSELS from the coding sequence ATGCAGATCGCGAACAGGCTGACGGCCGCAGCATCGGGCGACGGGCTGAATAATCTTGCAGGGCGCAGCGCTGGGCAGACGAATTCTGCAAGCAAGGACGAGCAGGCCGCACAGGCGCTCGCGGCGAGCTTCTTCGACCCCACTCCGCGCATCTCCCTTTCCGCCGACGCACTGCTCTATCTCAGCCAGACGAAGAAGGCTTCGGACGGGCAGCCGCAGCTCAGCCGCGACGAGTGGAACAATCGCCTGTCTCCGCAGCTGGCATTGCGTGAATACCAGGCCTTTGGCAAATTTCTCGACGCCGGGGATCACCAAGCCTACTACAAGAACTTCATCGACTATTACGACAGCCTCCGCCCGGAAGATCAGGACAGCTTGCGCTATTTTGGCACGCGCGAGGCTGCCGTCGCGGGTCTGCGGTCGCTTGAATATGAACAGGCGAGCGGCGCCGACGGTGAGGTCACGTTCCAGACGCTGGTGAGCGTCCTGCTCGAAGAAGACAAGACCGCCCAGTCTGAAGCGCCGGCCCGGCCTGAGGGGCGTTCGATCTTCGCCTGGGATCTGACAAGCATCAGCTATGAAGATCAGCCGGCGGAGCGGCGCTCCGTTTCTGAAATCGAGCGCCTCTATTCCGAACTGAGCTAG
- a CDS encoding peptidoglycan DD-metalloendopeptidase family protein: MRQFVSPGVGKSTIRLCVAVLLASAATGCSSDASRFDGLFSRSDNITTSSIPRDATPVPRGDVAVGQMASTSPADARNGALGQPYPTASAQGGYDPVNTASTPVSTARGASTPISVQRTTLADPSATTRQSPEAQPFPAARQQAAVATRQTLPAAVNETASKSGWTTQNAPTIMVRPGDNVAALSKRFGVPEKEILKANGLQTAAQVETGQRLVIPTFGSVGSPAKAAATNSIAGLDGNKRQPSPLPNDQRDVAILPGSAQSREKSAGKTDVVAGKPATNGEGNGGGTYTVKAGDSLNRIAKTTGVSVAALKQANGLSAESIRVGQTLQLPGAGGAALDQVKTASVPSKKTEQPQVASLEKNKPAEYQPPAAKQSVTDVAALKTDVDEDSPKSTGISKYRWPVRGAVVAGYGANVDGNRNDGINISVPEGTPIKAAENGVVIYSGSSLKELGNAVLVRHDDGTVTVYGNASELKVQRGQKVQRGQTLAASGMTGRASQPQVHFEVRKNATAVNPATFLE, encoded by the coding sequence ATGCGTCAGTTTGTATCTCCCGGGGTTGGAAAGTCCACGATCCGCCTGTGCGTGGCGGTTCTGCTAGCAAGCGCCGCAACGGGCTGCAGTTCGGACGCCAGCCGATTTGACGGCCTGTTCTCCCGGTCGGACAACATTACCACAAGCTCAATTCCGCGCGATGCGACGCCGGTTCCGCGCGGCGACGTAGCCGTCGGCCAGATGGCGTCGACGTCACCTGCGGATGCGCGCAACGGTGCGCTCGGTCAGCCGTATCCGACTGCAAGCGCGCAGGGCGGCTATGATCCGGTGAACACCGCTTCCACTCCGGTATCCACAGCCCGTGGTGCATCGACGCCGATCTCCGTTCAGCGCACGACCTTGGCCGACCCGAGCGCGACCACGCGCCAGAGTCCCGAAGCGCAGCCGTTCCCTGCTGCTCGCCAGCAGGCGGCCGTAGCGACACGCCAGACGCTTCCCGCGGCCGTCAACGAGACCGCAAGCAAGAGCGGCTGGACGACGCAGAATGCCCCGACGATCATGGTCCGCCCCGGCGACAATGTCGCAGCTCTCTCCAAGCGCTTCGGTGTTCCCGAGAAGGAAATTCTGAAGGCGAACGGGCTGCAGACCGCAGCGCAGGTTGAAACCGGTCAGCGCCTGGTCATCCCGACCTTCGGCTCGGTCGGTAGCCCGGCGAAGGCAGCGGCCACCAACTCGATCGCTGGTCTCGATGGCAACAAGCGTCAACCTTCGCCGCTGCCGAACGACCAGCGCGACGTCGCCATCCTGCCGGGTTCCGCCCAGTCGCGCGAAAAGAGCGCTGGCAAGACGGACGTCGTTGCCGGCAAGCCGGCGACGAACGGTGAAGGCAATGGCGGCGGCACCTATACGGTCAAGGCTGGCGACTCGCTCAATCGCATCGCCAAGACCACGGGTGTGTCTGTGGCAGCCCTCAAGCAGGCAAACGGCCTGAGCGCAGAATCGATCCGCGTCGGCCAGACGCTGCAGCTGCCGGGCGCAGGCGGCGCGGCGCTGGACCAGGTCAAGACGGCATCGGTTCCGAGCAAGAAGACCGAGCAGCCGCAGGTCGCCTCGCTCGAAAAGAACAAGCCGGCAGAATACCAGCCGCCGGCCGCCAAGCAGAGCGTTACCGATGTTGCTGCGCTCAAGACGGATGTCGATGAGGACTCGCCGAAGTCGACGGGGATCAGCAAGTACCGCTGGCCGGTACGTGGCGCGGTGGTCGCCGGTTACGGCGCCAACGTCGACGGCAACCGCAATGACGGCATCAACATCTCCGTGCCCGAGGGCACGCCGATCAAGGCGGCCGAAAACGGCGTCGTCATCTACTCGGGCAGCAGCCTGAAGGAATTGGGCAACGCTGTCCTGGTCCGCCACGACGACGGCACGGTCACGGTCTACGGCAACGCTTCCGAACTCAAGGTTCAGCGCGGCCAGAAGGTTCAGCGCGGCCAGACGCTTGCGGCTTCCGGCATGACCGGTCGCGCCAGCCAACCGCAGGTGCACTTCGAGGTGCGCAAGAACGCCACCGCCGTAAACCCGGCGACCTTCCTCGAATAG
- a CDS encoding ATP-binding protein, translated as MPEAKIDVLIKEMQKLSAAIERMAGPAAASNDWDAAECFVWAPATHHLQPVARPNRIELSLITGVDHVRDILLDNTLRFAEGFPANNVLLWGARGMGKSSLVKSVHAQVARDTSVAVKLVEVHREDIATLPALMDILKTAPVPVIVFCDDLSFDHDDTSYKSLKAVLDGGVEGRPSNVLLYATSNRRHLLPRHMMENEQSTAINPSEAVEEKVSLSDRFGLWLGFHKCSQEDYLAMIDGYAQHYGFAVDAETLHAEALEWATTRGARSGRVAWQFIQDLAGRMRHRLEA; from the coding sequence ATGCCGGAAGCAAAGATCGACGTTCTGATCAAGGAAATGCAGAAGCTTTCCGCGGCGATCGAGCGCATGGCCGGACCGGCCGCAGCCAGCAATGATTGGGACGCCGCCGAATGCTTTGTGTGGGCTCCGGCCACGCATCATCTGCAACCGGTCGCCAGGCCCAATCGCATCGAACTGTCGCTGATCACCGGCGTCGATCACGTCCGCGATATTCTGCTCGACAACACCTTGCGCTTTGCCGAGGGCTTTCCTGCCAATAACGTGCTCCTCTGGGGCGCGCGTGGCATGGGCAAGTCTTCGTTGGTGAAATCCGTGCATGCGCAGGTCGCTCGCGATACGAGTGTCGCGGTCAAGCTCGTCGAGGTGCATCGCGAGGATATCGCCACCCTGCCCGCCTTGATGGACATCCTCAAGACCGCGCCGGTGCCCGTGATCGTCTTCTGCGACGACTTGTCCTTTGACCATGATGACACGTCCTACAAGTCGCTCAAGGCCGTGCTCGACGGTGGCGTCGAAGGGCGTCCGTCGAACGTGCTGCTCTATGCGACATCGAACCGACGCCACCTGTTGCCGCGCCACATGATGGAAAACGAACAGTCGACCGCCATCAACCCGTCAGAGGCCGTCGAGGAAAAGGTCTCATTGTCCGACCGCTTCGGGCTGTGGCTCGGCTTCCACAAGTGCAGCCAGGAAGACTACCTTGCCATGATCGACGGCTATGCCCAGCACTACGGCTTTGCCGTCGACGCGGAGACCTTGCATGCCGAAGCGCTCGAATGGGCAACCACCCGTGGCGCAAGGTCCGGCCGCGTCGCCTGGCAGTTCATCCAGGATCTCGCCGGACGCATGCGCCATCGGCTGGAGGCTTAA
- the yajC gene encoding preprotein translocase subunit YajC, whose product MFITEAFAQTAGAPSTGGADILMSILPFLLIFVVMYFLIIRPQRAQMKRREELLKNIRRGDQVVTGGGIVGKVTKVVDDNELEVEIADGVKIRVVRSGVSEVRVKGEPVKE is encoded by the coding sequence ATGTTCATTACCGAAGCTTTTGCGCAGACAGCCGGTGCCCCTTCCACTGGCGGCGCGGACATCCTTATGTCCATCCTGCCGTTCCTGCTGATTTTTGTTGTCATGTATTTCCTCATCATCCGTCCGCAGCGCGCCCAGATGAAGCGCCGCGAGGAGCTGCTGAAGAACATCCGTCGGGGTGACCAGGTGGTGACCGGCGGCGGCATCGTCGGCAAGGTTACGAAGGTCGTCGATGATAATGAACTCGAAGTCGAAATCGCCGATGGCGTTAAGATCCGCGTCGTTCGCAGCGGCGTATCTGAAGTTCGCGTCAAGGGCGAACCTGTGAAAGAATAA